In Cryptomeria japonica chromosome 10, Sugi_1.0, whole genome shotgun sequence, a genomic segment contains:
- the LOC131858817 gene encoding uncharacterized protein LOC131858817 has product MSNLMTQFMASNIDQHQNNGRQNNQHQNNGGNSGGRDEQSVNNQPKRTGTARPFMPTFTARNQPPKNEPTIREIQEEIHQDWFDSKDPELHLKDLTQLKQTGTVEQYISEFEKLAVLVTEISERHEIVIFIDGLLDKEEREELRKKKLCFSCRESWQPGHRCLGKGKIHYIKVMSDSDDEENVDPNIENVPQNTKSRTGTKHGEGVIASMTRTPHYNIFRVRGVLNGQCVVVMLDSGSTHNFIDVALVEKRGLQTEKHEGFDVRVVGGTNLSSTHKVPKLSITLGNYSVTDYFYVIDLVDTNVVLGIQWMETLDEYTQSFKRSDFSFKIDDKKVVLQGMSNSGPRIVTAKRMEAIFRHGDVACDIPPGVPPDRGFEHTIELEEGHMISATGVQVHREKIRAILDWPPPRSLTDLRGFFGLRSYYKRFVRGFSQLGAPLTDLTQKGAFHWTGEAQQAFEKLKKVMSSCPVLALPDFNQPFVLECDASGEGIGVVLMQNKHPIAYESKKLYNLERLYSIYDKEMLTIMHTLAKFRQYLVGGKFVVRTDHNNLRYFLGQKDLNDRQQKWISKIQTYDFEIEYVKGKNNVVADALSRRPEINALSVITADWKSLLLVEYSKDSFACDLLDGNTQDDKYKVVNDVIYYKDIIYLIPGSKLKEKILQSMHDVPLARHPCYFKTYQQIRERFTWKGLKNDVLRYVKECITCQQNKAEHTYPVGLLQPLPIPE; this is encoded by the exons ATGTCCAACCTGATGACCCAATTTATGGCTAGTAATATAGATCAGCACCAAAATAATGGAAGacagaataatcaacatcaaaataatggggGAAACAGTGGGGGTAGAGATGAACAGTCTGTCAATAATCAGCCAAAAAGAACAGGAACAGCTAGACCTTTTATGCCTACATTTACTGCTAGAAACCAGCCGCCtaaaaatgaacctacaataagagaAATACAGGAAGAAATACATCAAGATTG GTTTGATTCTAAAGATCCTGAATTGCATCTTAAAGATTTGACTCAGCTTAAACAaactggaactgttgaacaatatatttctgaatttgaaaaattggcagtTTTAGTTACTGAAATTTCAGAAAGACACGAGATTGTAATATTTatagatggatt GTTAGataaagaagaaagggaagaactCAGAAAGAAAAAACTATGTTTCAGCTGTAGAGAGTCATGGCAGCCAGGACATAGATGTTTGGGAAAGGGGAAAATTCATTATATTAAGGTTATGTCAGATAGTGACgatgaagagaatgttgatcctaatatagAAAATGTACCACAAAACACAAAATCAAGGACAGGAACTAAACATGGAGAAGGGGTAATAGCATCTATGACAAGAACACCGCATTATAATATCTTCAGAGTTAGAGGGGTTTTGAATGGGCAGTGTGTGGTTGTcatgcttgatagtggttctactcataattttatagatgtAGCTCTTGTGGAAAAACGTGGATTGCAAACTGAAAAACATGAAGGTTTTGATGTTAGAGTAGTAGGTGGAACTAATTTGTCCAGTACTCATAAAGTCCCTAAATTGAGTATTACTCTTGGCAATTATAGTGTTACCGATTATTTTTATGTGATTGACTTGGTTGATACAAATGTTgttttgggcattcaatggatggaaacattagatgagtACACGCAGAGTTTTAAAAGATCGGATTTTTCttttaagattgatgataagaaagTAGTACTTCAGGGTATGTCTAACAGTGGTCCCAGAATCGTTACTGCTAAAAGAATGGAGGCTATTttcagacatggagatgtggcatg TGATATTCCTCCAGGAGTTCCAcctgatagaggatttgaacatactattgaattagaagaag GACATATGATTAGTGCTACAGGTGTACAAGTTCATCGGGAAAAAataagagccattttggattggccaccgCCACGAAGTCTCACAGATTTACGAGGATTCTTTGGATTACGTAGTTATTACAAAAGGTTTGTTAGAGGGTTCTCACAGCTAGGGGCACCGTTGACAGATCTTACCCAAAAGGGGGCATTCCATTGGACAggggaggcacaacaagcttttgagAAACTGAAAAAGGTAATGAGCTCTTGCCCAGTACTTGCACTCCCAGATTTTAATCAACCTTTCGTCTTGGAATGTGATGCATCTGGTGAAGGAATAGGAGTAGttttaatgcaaaataaacatcctATAGCATATGAAAGCAAGAAACTATATAATCTAGAGAGATTGTATTCtatctatgacaaagaaatgttgACAATCATGCACACATTGGCAAAATTTAGACAGTATTTGGTTGGTGGCAAATTTGTAGTCAGAACTGACCATAACAATTTGAGATATTTCTTGGGACAAAAAGACTTGAATGACAGGCAGCAAAAGTGGATCAGTAAGATCCAAACTTATGATTTCGAAATTGAATATGTGAAAGGTAAAAACAATGTGGTTGCAGATGCACTATCTAGAAGGCCTGAAATAAATGCATTATCTGTAAtaacagctgattggaaatctttattgctggTAGAATATTCTAAGGATTCTTTTGCTTGTGATTTGTTAGATGGTAATACACAAGACGATAAATATAAGGTTGTAAATGATGTTATTTATTACAAAGACATAATTTATTTGATTCCAGGatcgaagttgaaagagaaaatcctCCAATCAATGCATGATGTTCCTTTAGCAAGGCATCCCTGCTACTTCAAAACTTATCAGCAGATAAGAGAAAGATTCACCTGGAAAGGACTAAAGAATGATGTCCTCCGTTATGTCAAAGAATGCATCACTTGTCAACAAAATAAAGCAGAGCATACTTATCCTGTGGGTCTATTGCAACCTTTGCCTATACCGGAatag